Genomic segment of Rhodothermales bacterium:
GGCACAATGTAACCCGTGGTGTCGCTACGAATGGCATCGTACGTTACGGAGGCCAGAAAATCCAGCGCCTTCGCGGCCCGATCGAATTGCGAAAGCGGGACGCGGAAGCGAACGGTAACGGCCGGAGGATCAAGTTGGATCGTCTTTGCTCCCGACGGCACGCCATCGATCATCACCTCGATCGCCCGCGACGCCTCGGTAAACTCCGCCGCCCGGGCGCGCAGCGCGACGGAACGGATGCCGAGCGCAACGACACCTCCCAGGGTGTCCTCGAGCGGAAGGCGGATGACGAGCGAGTCCTTGAGACCTCTCGCATCGTACACTTCCGTTCGCCACCGATCGATACGGTCGATGAGGCTCACGGGACCGGAGATAACGACCGAATCGGGCGAAATGGTGGGCTGTTCGATGAGTCCGTGGGTCGGCGGCACCTCGATCGACACCCGGGCGTCGATCGGCACTTTACGCGTCGCCCGCGCCTCTTTGTCCAGCGGCACGAATCGCGGCCACACACTCTGTAGCTGGATGTTCGGCGGGAGGTTGGATCGGACGGACTCTTCAAAATCGACCACCGCGGCGTCGGCACTCACACGGATAATAGGGCGATTGTAATACAACTGAAGCAGATGCATACCCTCGGCCTCGACC
This window contains:
- a CDS encoding YbbR-like domain-containing protein; protein product: MMHTARRFLIVARRWKKALLPGEFWRRIFQEGPAVQAWHEAPARRGLIISMCLFFSVLLWFFSSIAETYTREILLETELENLRADEALRTLPPKTVRAEVEAEGMHLLQLYYNRPIIRVSADAAVVDFEESVRSNLPPNIQLQSVWPRFVPLDKEARATRKVPIDARVSIEVPPTHGLIEQPTISPDSVVISGPVSLIDRIDRWRTEVYDARGLKDSLVIRLPLEDTLGGVVALGIRSVALRARAAEFTEASRAIEVMIDGVPSGAKTIQLDPPAVTVRFRVPLSQFDRAAKALDFLASVTYDAIRSDTTGYIVPRLDLPMGVVMEGVEVTPSRVRYYDLLEDN